From Chloroflexia bacterium SDU3-3, the proteins below share one genomic window:
- a CDS encoding sigma-70 family RNA polymerase sigma factor codes for MKETVDLFDFAACEQPVLSPSYTSSPERSKPIATPPSAHTTHPAAPNEAPEQEFHPEDVEIEEEAELAIDEEALGIDDPVRVYLREIGRVRLLTPQEETQLAQRVERGDQSSERLERGACSSAERALLQQWCSDGELARERLIQANLRLVVSIAKKYLGHGMSLLDLIQEGNIGLMRATQKFDYHRGYKFSTYATWWIRQAITRSIADQSRTIRLPVHIGDTINRIKRTSNELQQRFGREASSEEIAAEMAIPVSKVRRAMDAARQTVSLESPVGTEGDAVLGDFIEDEHNAPPLENATQNILREQLDEALQKLPERERRIIQLRYGLQDGRYRTLEEVGREFGITRERIRQIEAKALRKLRHPHYGRALRRYLD; via the coding sequence TTGAAAGAAACCGTTGATCTGTTTGACTTCGCGGCCTGTGAACAGCCGGTGCTCTCCCCAAGCTACACGTCATCTCCCGAGCGCTCGAAGCCCATTGCTACCCCACCCTCTGCGCATACAACACACCCCGCCGCCCCTAACGAGGCGCCTGAACAAGAATTTCACCCCGAGGATGTCGAAATCGAAGAAGAAGCCGAGCTGGCCATCGACGAAGAGGCCCTAGGCATCGACGATCCTGTGCGCGTGTATCTGCGCGAGATCGGACGTGTGCGTCTGCTCACGCCGCAGGAGGAAACGCAGCTGGCTCAGCGCGTGGAGCGCGGCGACCAGTCGAGCGAGCGTCTTGAGCGGGGGGCCTGTTCCAGCGCCGAGCGCGCCCTGTTACAGCAATGGTGTTCCGATGGCGAGCTTGCCCGCGAGCGGCTGATCCAAGCCAACCTTCGTCTTGTTGTCAGTATTGCAAAAAAATATCTTGGCCACGGCATGTCGCTGCTGGATCTCATCCAGGAAGGCAATATTGGCCTGATGCGCGCGACACAGAAGTTCGACTACCACCGCGGCTACAAGTTTTCGACCTACGCCACCTGGTGGATCCGCCAGGCCATCACCCGCTCCATCGCCGATCAGAGCCGCACGATCCGGCTACCTGTCCATATCGGCGATACCATCAACCGCATCAAGCGCACATCCAACGAGCTGCAGCAGCGCTTTGGCCGCGAGGCTAGCTCCGAGGAGATCGCCGCCGAGATGGCCATCCCGGTCTCCAAGGTGCGCCGCGCCATGGATGCCGCCCGCCAGACGGTCTCGCTTGAGTCGCCGGTGGGCACCGAGGGCGACGCTGTGCTGGGCGATTTTATCGAGGATGAGCATAACGCCCCGCCGCTTGAGAACGCCACCCAGAACATCCTGCGCGAGCAGCTCGATGAGGCCCTGCAGAAGCTGCCCGAGCGCGAGCGCCGCATCATCCAGCTGCGCTACGGCCTGCAGGATGGTCGCTATCGCACGCTGGAGGAGGTCGGGCGCGAGTTCGGCATCACCCGCGAGCGTATCCGCCAGATCGAGGCCAAGGCCCTGCGCAAGCTGCGCCACCCCCACTACGGGCGCGCGCTGCGGCGCTACCTGGACTAG
- the fsa gene encoding fructose-6-phosphate aldolase — translation MQIFLDSANLNEIREAASWGILSGVTTNPTLIAKEKGADFQATIQEIASLVDGPISAETISLDAEGMIREGHEYAKWHPNVIIKVPSTTEGLKAVSALHAEGIRTNVTLCFNTTQALFAALAGAFVVSPFVGRVDDTGVDGMNLIREIAQVYRNNPAIETKILSASIRHPRHIIDSALAGAHIATCPFKVLEQSMKHPLTDSGIERFLADWKARTPAQ, via the coding sequence ATGCAAATCTTTTTGGACAGCGCCAACCTCAACGAGATCCGCGAGGCGGCGAGCTGGGGCATCCTGAGCGGCGTGACGACGAACCCGACCCTGATCGCCAAGGAAAAGGGCGCTGACTTCCAGGCCACCATCCAGGAGATCGCGTCGCTGGTGGATGGGCCGATCAGCGCCGAGACGATCTCGCTGGATGCCGAGGGGATGATCCGCGAGGGCCATGAGTACGCCAAGTGGCACCCGAACGTGATCATCAAAGTGCCAAGCACCACCGAGGGCTTGAAGGCCGTGAGCGCGCTGCACGCCGAGGGCATCCGCACCAACGTGACGCTGTGCTTCAACACCACCCAGGCGCTGTTCGCGGCGCTGGCAGGCGCGTTTGTGGTCAGCCCCTTCGTGGGCCGCGTGGATGACACGGGCGTAGATGGCATGAACCTCATCCGCGAGATCGCCCAGGTCTACCGCAACAACCCCGCGATCGAGACCAAGATCCTCTCGGCATCGATCCGCCACCCGCGCCACATCATCGACTCGGCCCTGGCTGGCGCGCACATCGCCACCTGCCCGTTCAAGGTGCTGGAGCAGAGCATGAAGCACCCGCTGACCGACAGCGGTATCGAGCGGTTCCTGGCCGACTGGAAGGCACGCACCCCCGCGCAGTAG
- a CDS encoding bifunctional acetate--CoA ligase family protein/GNAT family N-acetyltransferase — translation MVSAMTDDTEYQPTPYAIDVFTAPRAIAVIGATEEPHSFGRTALWNLISSPFGGTVYPIHPTRSSVLGIKAYPHVNAAPEQIDLAIIVTPTSTVPALVRECAQARVKGAIIVTSGFRALGASGVALEQQALAEARKTGMRLMGPNSLGLIHSQGHLNASCARAMPKPGNLAFISHSAALATAVLDWSLQENIGFSHFISLGSMLDIGWGDMIDYLGSDPSTDSIVIYMESVGDARAFLSAAREVALAKPIVVLKAGRSEQAARSLAAHTGSQIERDEIFDAALRRCGVLRVASIAEMFAMADALARQPRPRGPRLSIITNAGGPGILAADTLIASHGALATLSSATIEQLDQILPTAWAESNPVDLQGDAKAPRYAAAIDIVGRDPQVDGLLVILNPTLMSEPDETAQQLSRYAHTIGKPLLASWMGGDMIANGARQLKQAGIPVYAYPDVAARTFSYMWQYSENLRSLYETPALPSSSPINRARICEIFEQADREQRTLLLEIESKHVLEAYGIPVCPTFAASSPAQAVALAETLGYPVVMKLQGAEIAHKSDLGGVRLNLQTSEQVSATFYELIATAQQHSLTSYTVSIQPMVQGRGYELIIGSIADPQFGPALLFGAGGDLVEIHQDRAFGLPPLNTTLARRMMEQTRIFHALPGVRGRPAVDSAKLEHLMVQFSQLVIEQPRIRAIDINPLYIDSTTIAALDARITLYPPTSSLEQLPKVAIRPYPAEYISRHQLRDGSTVLIRPIRPEDEPLMIGFHQSLSEQSIYYRFFRSMSYDRRIEHERLSRVCFLDYDRELALVAIRQPADSGSEVIGVGRLTHPRRLEDAEFALLVSDSVQGKGLGKILLGQLVDIARKEQFQRLVGYMLPENRGMIHIAEQLGFRIKRSLDITEATLVL, via the coding sequence ATGGTATCAGCTATGACAGACGATACCGAATACCAGCCGACGCCCTATGCTATCGATGTCTTTACCGCGCCGCGTGCCATTGCGGTAATCGGCGCGACCGAGGAGCCACATAGCTTTGGGCGCACCGCGCTCTGGAATCTGATCAGCAGCCCATTTGGCGGCACCGTCTACCCCATCCACCCCACACGGTCGAGCGTGCTAGGGATCAAGGCATACCCCCATGTCAATGCCGCGCCCGAGCAGATAGACCTAGCTATCATCGTCACCCCCACCAGCACTGTACCGGCGCTGGTGCGCGAGTGCGCCCAGGCGCGGGTGAAGGGGGCGATTATTGTGACATCGGGGTTTCGCGCACTGGGCGCATCCGGAGTGGCGCTTGAGCAGCAGGCGCTGGCCGAGGCCCGCAAGACGGGCATGCGCCTGATGGGGCCAAATAGCCTCGGGCTGATCCACTCGCAGGGGCACCTGAACGCCAGCTGTGCGCGCGCGATGCCCAAGCCAGGAAATCTGGCCTTTATCAGCCATAGCGCGGCGCTGGCGACAGCCGTGCTAGATTGGAGCCTGCAGGAAAATATCGGCTTTAGCCACTTTATCTCGCTTGGATCGATGCTCGATATTGGCTGGGGCGATATGATCGACTATCTGGGCAGCGACCCCTCCACCGATAGCATCGTGATCTATATGGAGTCGGTAGGCGATGCCCGCGCATTTCTATCGGCAGCACGCGAGGTGGCGCTGGCCAAGCCGATCGTGGTGCTCAAGGCGGGCCGTAGCGAGCAGGCCGCTCGCTCGCTGGCCGCCCATACCGGCAGCCAGATTGAGCGCGACGAGATCTTTGATGCCGCGCTTCGGCGCTGTGGGGTGCTGCGCGTCGCCTCAATCGCCGAGATGTTCGCCATGGCCGATGCGCTGGCACGCCAGCCGAGGCCGCGCGGCCCACGGCTCTCGATCATCACCAACGCCGGCGGGCCAGGCATATTGGCTGCCGACACCCTCATCGCCAGCCATGGCGCGCTGGCCACGCTCAGTTCCGCTACGATCGAGCAGCTCGACCAGATCCTGCCCACCGCGTGGGCCGAGTCGAACCCAGTAGATCTGCAGGGCGACGCCAAGGCCCCACGCTATGCTGCCGCCATCGATATCGTCGGGCGTGACCCCCAGGTGGATGGGCTGCTGGTGATCCTTAACCCCACCCTGATGTCGGAGCCAGACGAGACGGCCCAGCAGCTGAGCCGCTACGCGCATACGATTGGCAAGCCGCTGCTGGCCAGCTGGATGGGCGGCGACATGATCGCCAACGGCGCGCGGCAGCTGAAGCAGGCGGGCATCCCAGTATATGCCTACCCCGATGTGGCGGCGCGCACATTTTCGTATATGTGGCAGTATAGCGAGAATCTGCGCAGCCTCTACGAGACGCCCGCGCTCCCAAGCAGCAGCCCGATCAACCGTGCCCGCATCTGCGAGATCTTCGAGCAGGCCGATCGCGAGCAGCGCACGCTCCTTTTGGAAATAGAGTCCAAACATGTGCTTGAGGCCTACGGCATACCGGTATGCCCTACATTCGCGGCCAGCTCGCCAGCGCAGGCAGTAGCGCTAGCCGAAACTCTGGGGTACCCTGTGGTTATGAAGCTGCAGGGCGCCGAGATCGCTCATAAAAGTGACCTAGGCGGTGTTCGGCTGAATCTACAGACCAGCGAGCAGGTATCGGCCACCTTTTACGAGCTGATCGCCACCGCGCAGCAGCATAGTCTCACATCATATACCGTCAGCATCCAGCCCATGGTGCAGGGCCGTGGCTACGAGCTGATCATTGGCAGCATAGCAGACCCACAATTTGGGCCAGCGCTGCTCTTTGGCGCTGGCGGCGACCTTGTTGAGATCCACCAAGATCGAGCGTTTGGTCTGCCGCCGCTCAACACCACGCTTGCCCGCCGCATGATGGAGCAGACGCGGATCTTCCATGCGCTACCAGGCGTGCGCGGGCGGCCTGCAGTCGATAGCGCCAAACTTGAGCATCTGATGGTGCAGTTTAGCCAGCTTGTGATCGAGCAGCCCCGCATCCGCGCGATCGATATCAACCCGCTCTATATCGACAGCACCACGATCGCGGCCCTCGACGCGCGGATTACCCTCTACCCGCCGACGAGCAGCCTGGAGCAGCTGCCGAAGGTGGCCATCCGCCCCTACCCCGCCGAATATATCTCGCGACACCAGCTGCGCGACGGCAGCACAGTGCTGATACGGCCCATCCGCCCCGAGGACGAGCCGCTGATGATCGGATTTCACCAGTCGCTCTCCGAGCAGAGCATCTACTATCGCTTCTTTCGCTCGATGTCGTACGACCGCCGGATCGAGCACGAGCGGCTTTCGCGGGTATGCTTCCTTGACTACGACCGCGAGCTTGCCCTGGTAGCCATCAGGCAGCCGGCTGATAGTGGCAGCGAGGTGATCGGCGTGGGTCGCCTGACCCACCCGCGCAGGCTCGAAGATGCCGAGTTCGCGCTGCTGGTGAGCGATAGCGTGCAGGGAAAAGGGCTGGGCAAGATACTGCTTGGGCAGCTGGTGGACATTGCGCGCAAAGAGCAGTTTCAGCGCCTCGTTGGGTATATGCTGCCGGAGAACCGCGGGATGATCCACATCGCCGAGCAGCTCGGATTTCGGATCAAGCGATCGCTGGACATTACCGAGGCTACACTGGTGCTTTGA